From Malaciobacter mytili LMG 24559:
GATTGGTTACAAAAAAGATTTCACTCTCCTAAATGGATGCATGAAAAAGGTTTCTCACTTGCAAAATGGTGGCAAGGAGTATTACAAGAAGAAAAAACTTATTCTTCAAGTCCTATTAGAGCTTTATGGGTTCAAGGTACAGGTATTACTTCTATGGCACAAACTGCAAAAGTTCAAGAAGCTTTAGATAAATTAGATTTATTAGTTGTTGCAGAACCTTTTGTAAATGAAGCAGCAGTAATTACAAGTAAAACTGATAATATTTATATTTTACCAGTGTGTACACAGTTTGAAACAGAAGGAAGTGTAACTGCTACAAATAGATCTTCTCAATGGAGAAGTAAAGTAGTAGATCCTTTATATGAAAGTAAAACTGACCATGATGTAATGTTTGAATTTGCTAAAAAATTTGGTTTTTATGATGAATATGTAAAAGCTATGAAAATGGATATTGTTGATGGTGAACCAAAAGTAGTAAAAGATAGTTTTATTTGGCCAGATGATGCAGCTAATGAGTTAGCAAGAACAATTAAAACAATTGGTCTTGGTGGATGGACAGCAAAAAGATTAAGAGAACACCAAGAAAATTGGCATTTATTTGATCCTTTAACTTTAAAAGGTTCTGGAAAAATGAAAGGTCAGTATTATGGTTTACCTTGGCCTTGTTGGGATACAAAACACCCAGGAAGTCCTATTTTATATGATGTAACAACACCTGTTAGTAAAGGCGGTATGGGATTTAGAAATAGATTTGGTTTAGAACATGAGGGTGTTTCTCAATTACCTGATGAAAGAGTAACAGTTAAAGGTTCAAAAATCAAAGGTGGATACCCTGAAATTACAAAAGATAATATTGAAAAAGTTTTAGGTATTACTTTAACAAAAGAAGAAAAAATAAAAATTGGAGCAAATTGGAAAGTAGATTTTAGTGGAATTATTCAAGAAAAGTGTAATGAAGCTGAAGTTTGTGTGTATGGAAATGCAAAAGCAAGAGCAAAAGTTTGGACATTCCCAGACCCAATTCCAAAACATAGAGAACCAATTCACTCTCCAAGACATGATTTAGTTCAAAAATATCCAACTTATGAGGATCAAAAAAATAACTTTAGGGTTGATGTAAGATTTAAATCAGAGCAAACAGCTCAAGATTGGTCAAAAGAGTTCCCTACAATGCTAGTTACTATGAGAGTTGTAAACTTAAGTGGGGCTGGTATGTTAGAAAGAACAAGTAAGTACCTTTCTCATATTACTCCTGAAATGTTTGCTAATATCAATCCTGAATTAGCTGCTGATTATGGAATAAGAAATGGGGATATGATGTGGTTACATTCACCACAAGGAACAAAAATTAAAGTAAAAGCTATTTATAGTCATAGTGTTACGCCAGATAGAATTTGTTTACCATATAACTTTGCAGGAGTGATGCAAGGTGTGGATATGAGTGCTAATTATCCAGAGGGAACAAAACCTTATACAATAGGTGAAAGCTCAAATACTATTACAAATTATGGCTTTGATATTATTACACAAATTCCAGAATTCAATGCTGGTTTATGTAAAATTGAAAGAGCATAGGAGTAGGTTATGAGTGAAATGTCAAGAATGAAATTTTATTGTGATGAGGATAGATGTATTGAGTGTTTTGCTTGTTCTGTAGGTTGTGCAGAAGCTCATGAATTACCAAGTGGAATTAGCAGAAGAAAAGTAATCACATTAAATGAAGGAATAGAAGGGCTTGAATACTCTTTATCAATAGCTTGTATGCATTGTACAGATGCACCTTGTGAGCAAGTATGTCCAGTTGATTGTTTTTATATAAGAGAAGATGGAATTGTTCTTCATGATAAAGAGAAATGTATAGGTTGTGGATATTGTTTATATGCTTGTCCATTTGGTGCACCTCAATTTCCAAGAGATGGAGCTTTTGGAACAAAAGGGGCGATGGATAAATGTACAATGTGTGCTGGAGGTCCTTTAGAAACTAATTCAAGTGAAGAAAGACACCTTTATGGACAAAATAGAATTGCTGAGGGGAAAGTTCCTTTATGTGCTGCTGTTTGTTCAACAAATGCTTTATTGGTTGGAGATTCTCAAAAGGTTTCTGAAATTTATAGAACAAGAGTCTTATCAAGAGGGCATAATCATATAGCTAAAACTCCTAAATCATGGAGTTCGGCATATGGTTCATAAAAGAAAGTAATAATATGAAATTTAAATATTTAGTTTTATTATTTTTTACAATAACTTCACTAGCATTTGCTAGTGAAAGTTCAATTTATGGTGAAGATTTAATAAAAAATATTTTAGGTTATGATAAAAAAGAGTCTTTGCATTTAGGATATTATTTCACACTTTTACAAAGTAAATATTTTCAACCACTATTTTTAGGTGTATTAATTGGGGTACCAACAGCCTTTTTTATACATTATAAAATTATTGGTCCAATGATTTTTTCTCATGATAGAAAAAAGATTTATGTTTTTTCAGTTTTCAATAGAGTAGTTCATACCATAGCTGCAATTGCCTTTATACTACTTATACCAACAGGAGTAGTTATGATGTTTGGTGATTTTTTTGGTGGTGGTACATTTGTAAGAGCAAATAAAGAAATTCATGCTATTGCAACCTTACTTTTTATTATTTCAGTTATACCTATGTTTTTTATGTGGGTAAAAGATATGCTTCCTACAAGTGATGATATTAAATGGATGATGATTGTAGGAGGATATTTAAATAAAAGAAAAGATCCAGTACCAGCAGGTAAATTTAACGCAGGTCAAAAATCTTGGTTTTTAGTTGCGACTCTTGGTGGGATTATTATGATTTTAACGGGCGCAATTATGTATTTTCAAGATTTTAAACTTGATTTTATTGTGCAAATGGGCTTGTCTCAAATTGATTTATTAAGAGGTAGTGCAATTGTACATAATATTTTAGGACTTGCTGTTTTAGCTCTTTTTTTAGTACATATTTATATGTCTGTTTTTGCAATTAAAGGTGCAATTCATAGTATAATTACTGGCTATAAAGAGGAAGAGGAATTAGAAATTTTACATAGTTCTTACTATAAAAAATTAAAAAAAGAACAAAAAGTATAAAAAAGTATAAAAAAATCCTCTCAAAATTGAGAGGATTTCTTCAAAATTTTAAAAAATTTCAAAAAATTTCAAAATTTGTTAAAAATTGATTTAAATCAAGAAAATAAAGGATAAAGATTATTAAATAATAAATTAGTATTTAAATATGCAAAAATTGCATATTTTTGAAATTGTGGAATTTAGGGAGTATCTAAAAAAGTAAAAATAACAAAAAAAAAACAGCTAAAAAAAGTAAAAAAAAATTAACAAAAAAATATGTTCCTATTTTTTACATTATTAAATTATAAATAGGCATAAAGTACCTATATAAAGTTATAGACTAAGTTTTCTTTAAAGTTAGTAGCTTTAAAATTAGTAAATAATAATTGACCAAAAATAAAAAATAGATATTGAATATGGTAAAAAATATGACAATTTTTATCCTATTTAACTCTATATAATAATTTTATTTTTGTTAAGGATAAAAAATGAAAGAGCAAGAAGTTAATAAAGCAAGAGCTGTTTATTATAAAATTTTTAGTAACTTTTTTGTTTATACACCAGATATAAATAAATATTTTCAACTTTTAAATTTAATTGAGTTAGTAAAAAACAACTCTTTAGATGAATATTCTGCACAAGCTTTTGAAAATATCTTAAAAAAACTTCAAAAAGATTCTAATATTGTATTATTAAAAGAGTATGATGATATTTTCCATAATCCACAAACAACTCAAATAAGAACAACTGCTTCATATTATGATGAAAAAGTTGAAAGTGGTAAAAAAAGAGTTCAAATGTTGGATTTTCTAGCAAAAACTAAAATAAGAAGAGATGAAAAGAGATTTTCTGAATATGAAGATTCTATTGGATTTATCTTAACTGTTCTATCTGAACTAGCTTTTTTAGTAAGTGAAGGTGAAGAACAATATAAAACTTTACAACACTGTATGTTTAGTGATATTTTAAATGAATTTGTAGATGAATTATCAAAAGCAATTTATGAGCATGAAAAAGCAGATATTTACAAAGATGTAATAGTTGCTTTATTATCTTTTATGGAATTTGAAAGATTATATTTTGGTATTTCAAGAGCAAAACCAAAAGAAGTAATAAAAGAAGAAGTATGCGAAGAAGTTATTTCAAAAGAAGAACTTGAAAGAAGAGCTAGAAATAAAGCAGCAAAAGCTGCTGGTGCAAAAGTACAAGAAGATGTTTTTATAGCTTCTTCAAACGAAGAAATATAGGCCTTTTAAAGAGGCCAAAAAAGAGTAAGTTGTTACTTTTTTTTGGTCTCTTTGAGACTGAAAAAACAATAAGGATCAACTATGCAAAGTGATAGAAGACAGTTTGTCAAAAAAAGTGCAATGGTTGTTGGTGCAAGTGTAGCTGTTGGTGCTACTACACTGGCTGCAAGTGGAAAAAGCTATAAAACAGCTGATTCTAATGGTGTTGTTGTAGGTAACTCTCCTAAAAAAGAGATTACTTATAAAAAAACTCAAGCTTGGGAAGATTATTACAATCAAGCAAAATAGATAAAAGGTGTTAGTATGTCAAGTAGTACATATGAAGCACTAAAAGCTAAAGTAGGTAGAAGATCATTTATTAAAATGGCTGCACTTGCGACTGCTTCTAGTGCTGTAAGCGCTTTTGCAAACAATGATGGAGTTACTAGAGAAGCTACTAGTGAAGAGGTTAAAAATCCTTTTCCAGGTTCTAAAAAAGTAAAAACTATCTGTACTGCATGTTCTGTTGGATGTGGTATTATTGCAGAAGTTCACAATGGTGTGTGGGTAAGACAAGAGGTTGCACAAGACCATCCTGTATCTTTAGGAGGTCATTGTTGTAAAGGTGCTGATATGATTGATATGGTTAGGTCTGAAGTTAGACTTAAACATCCAATGGTAAAAGAAAAAGGGCAATGGAAAAGAATTTCTTGGGATGAAGCTTATGATAGAATCTCAACAAAAATGAAAGCTTTAAGAGAAAAAGAAAGCCCTGATTCAACAATGTTCTTAGGATCAGCAAAAATGAGTACAGAGCAAGCTTACTATTTTAGAAAGTTTGCAGCAATGTATGGAACAAATAATATAGATCATCAAGCAAGAATCTGACATAGTGCAACAGTTGCCGGTGTGGCAAATACATGGGGTTATGGCGCTATGACGAACTCTTTAGGTGATATACAAAATGCTAAGTCAATTATTATTTTTGGTGCAAATCCAGCAGTAAACCACCCAGTTGGTTTTGGACATTTCTTAAAAGCAAAAGAGAGAAATAATGCACAAATTATAGTAGTAGATCCAGTATTCACTAAAACAGCTGCAAAAGCTGATTATTTCTGTCAAATTAGACCAGGTACGGATATTCCATTTATGTATGGTATGTTACATATTATATTTAAAAATGGTTGGCAAAACGATAGCTTTATCAATGATAGAGTTTATGGAATGGATTTAATTAAAGAAGAAGCAAAAAAATGGACTCCTGAAAAAGTTGCTGATGTAACAGGTGTTTCAGCTGAAAAATTAATTCAAATTACAACTGTTTATGCTAAAAATACTCCAGGTACATTAATTTGGGCTATGGGATTAACACAACATACTATTGGTTCATCAAATACTAGAATTGCTCCAATTGTTCAATTAGCATTAGGAAATATGGGTACTGCTGGTGGTGGAACAAATATTCTAAGAGGGCACGATAATGTTCAAGGTGCTACTGATATGGGATGTTTATCTGATACATTACCAGGTTATTATGGATTAGCAGATGGTTCTTGGAAATATTTTGCTAGTCAATGGAATATAGATTATGATTGGTTAAAAAATCAGTTCCAATCTCCTGAATGGATGAATAAAAAAGGATTTACTCTTGCTAGATGGTGGGCAGGTGTATTAGATGGTAAAGATGGAAATGATAAAATTCATAATGGTAAAACAAAGTTAAAAGCTCTGTTTGTAATGGGTAATGGTATTACTTCTGTTGCACAACAAGCAAAAATAAAAGAAGGTTTAGATAATTTAGAACTTTTAGTTTTAGCTGACCCTTTTGTAAATGAAGCTGGAGTTTTAACAGATAAACAAGATGATGTATTCCTTTTACCTGCTGCAACACAATTTGAAACAAGTGGTTCTGTTACAGCAACAAATAGATCTGTTCAATGGAGAACTCAAGTAGTTGAGCCATTATATGAATCAAAACCAGATCAAGATATTTTATTTGAATTATCAAAAAGATTAGGTTTTTATGATCAATATACAGCAGCATTAAGAAATGGAAAAGATAGTTTTACTTGGCCAGAAGATGCTACAAGAGAAATTGCAAAAATTATTAAAACTATTGGTCTTACAGGATGGACTCCTGAAAGAATTAAAAAACATACTGATAACTGGCATATGTTCGACCAAGTATCTTTAAGAGGATATGGTGCTATGAAAGGTGAATATTATGGTTTACCTTGGCCTTGTTGGACAGAATCTCATAGTGGAAGCCCAGTTTTATATAACACTAATTTAAGTGTTAAAGATGGAGGTATGGGATTTAGAAATAGATTTGGATTAGAGCATGAAGGTGTATCTCAATTAGCTGCAAAAGGAAGTGCACCAAAAGATTCAAAAGTTAATGGTGGGTATCCTGAAATTACAAAAGATAATATTGAAGAAGTTTTAGGAATCAAATTAACTGATGAAGAAAAAGCTAAAATTGGTAAAAACTGGAAAGTGGATACTTCTAATATAATTGCTCAAAAATGTATGGAAGCAGGAATTGCACCATATGGAAATGCAAGAGCAAGAGCAAGAGTATGGACATTCCCTGATCAAATACCAATGCATAGAGAACCTTTACATTCTCCAAGACAAGATTTAGTTAAAAAATATCCTGCTTATGAAAATAAAGCAAACCATTTTAGAGTTGATACTCAATATATTACAAAACAATCTGAGCAAGATTGGTCAAAAGATTTCCCTATTAACTTAGTTACGGGAAGACTTGTAAATATGAATGGTGCAGGTATGGAAAATAGAGCATCTAAATATTTAGCTGCCTTAACTCCTGAAATGTTCTGTAGTATTAATCCAGACTTAGCAGGTCAATTAGGTGTTAGAAATGGTGATATGATTTGGATTCATTCTCCTGAAGGAACAAAAATTAAAGTAAAAGCAAAATATTCATATTCTGTTACACCAGATAGAGTATTTTTACCTTTCCACTTTGCAGGACATTTCCAAGGAGAAGATATTAGTCATAAGTATCCTAAAGGAACGAAACCTTATGCTGTTGGTGAAAGTGCAAATACTGTTACTAACTATGGTTATGACATTATTACACAAATCCCAGAAACAAAAGGCGGATTATGCCGAATAGAAAGAGCATAGGAGTAAGTTATGAATGAAATGTCAAGATTAAAATTCTATTGTGATGAAGGTAGATGTATCGAATGTGACGGATGTTCTGTTGCTTGTGCTGAAGCTCATGAATTACCTTCTGGAATTAATAGAAGAAAAGTAATTACAATAAATGAAGGTAAAGAGGGATTAGAATACTCTTTATCAATAGCTTGTATGCATTGTACAGATGCACCTTGTGAGCAAGTATGTCCAGTTGATTGTTTCTATATAAGAGAAGATGGAATTGTTCTTCATGATAAAGAGAAATGTATAGGTTGTGCTTATTGTTTATATGCTTGTCCATTTGGTGCACCTCAATTTCCAAGAGATGGAGCTTTTGGAACAAAAGGGGCGATGGATAAATGTACAATGTGTGCTGGAGGTCCTTTAGAAACTAATTCAAGTGAAGAAAGACACCTTTATGGACAAAATAGAATTGCTGAGGGGAAAGTTCCTGTATGTGCAGCAATGTGTTCAACTAAAGCATTATTAGTAGGTGATGCTCAAGAAGTAAGTAAAATATATAGAGAAAGAGTTCTATCAAGAGGTCACGGTGTTCAAACTTCACCAATGACTTGGAGTAGAGCATACGGAGCAAAATAAGGTTAAATTATGAAAAAAAGTATATTAATTATCTTTTTAGCTCTAGCTTCAGTAGCATTTGCTGCTACTGATAGTGCTATATATGGTAAAGATTTAATACCTAATATTTTAGGTTATGATAAAGAAGGTTCTTTACATTTAGGTCAATGGTTTACTATTTTACAAGGTAAATATTTTTCAATTGGATTCCTAGCAGTTGCATTTGGAGTTCCAGCAGTTTTTTTAATACACTATTTAATAATTGGACCTATGATTTTTTCTCATGACAGAAAAAAAATACATGTTTTTACATTATTTCATAGAGTAATTCATTGGCTAGCAGCAATTTCATTTTTAGTGTTAGTTCCAACTGGATTTGTAATGGTATTTGGTACAACATTTGGTGGTGGTGAATTTGTTAGAGTTTGTAAAGAGTTACATGCAATTTCAACAGTAATATTTGCTATTTCAGTTATACCAATGTTATTAATGTGGATAAAAGATATGTTCCCAACATTAGACGATATTAAATGGATGATGATTGTTGGTGGATATTTAAATAAAAGAAAAGATCCAGTACCAGCAGGTAAATTTAATGCAGGTCAAAAAATGTGGTTTTGGTTATGTACAATAGGTGGGATTGTTATGATATTAACAGGTGCTGCTATGTATTTTCAAGATTTTAAACTTGATGTTATTGTACAAATGGGATTATCACAAATTGACTTTTTAAGAGCAAGTGCAATAGTACATAATATATTAGGAATGGCAGTTGCTGCTTTATTCTTTGTTCATGTATATATGTCTGTATTTGCTATTAAAGGTGCAATTCATAGTATGATTACTGGATATAAAGAAGAAGAAGAAGTAGAAATTCTTCATAGTTCTTATTATAAAAAATTAAAAGAAAATAAAGAAATATAAAAACTAGTAAGTTTTTACTTACTAGTTTTTGTTATAATAGAAATATGCATTAATAACATATTAAAGAGTGATACAATGAGTAATGAAAAATATTTAAAAAAAGTTATAATTGATAAAATTTCAGGAAATGAAGCTATTGAATTTGATGATGTTACTATTGATGAGTCAAGGTTAAATCTATATTTAAATGGACAAAAAGCTATTTCAATGATGTGTATTCCAAAAGATCAAGATGCACATGCAATTGGTTTTTTAATGAGCGAAAATGTAATCTCAAATATTGATGATATAGAAACACTTACTGTTAGTGAAGAGGGTTTAAGAGTTGATATAAAAGCAAAAATAAATGAAGCTTCTTTAGAAAACTTATATAAAGAAAAAACACTTGTAAGTGGTTGTGGTGGTGGAGTTACTGGAAATGTAGAAGGTAGTGTAGAAATACCTTTTAATCAAACTTCATTTCAAGTAAAACCTGAAACAATTTCAACAGAAGTAAAAAAGTTTTATGAAGAGAGTGAATTATATAAATTAACAGGCTGTGTTCATAAAGCAATGATATATTTACTTGATGGAACAACAGTTACAGCAGAAGATATAGGTAGACACAATGCTATTGATAAAGTTGTTGGTAAATGTAAGCTTAATAGGCTTGATACAACAAAATCAGTTTTATTTGTTAGTGGTAGATTATCTTCAGAAATGGTTACAAAAGCAGTTATGCATAAAATCCCTATTGTAGTTTCAAGAACAGCACCAACTTATCTTGGCGTACAAACCGCACAAAAACATGGGGTAACTTTAATTGGATTTGCCCGAGGTAAAAAAATGAATTTATATACTCATCAAGGAAGAATAGATGTCTAGTATTGATGATAATTTAAATATTAAACTAGATAATATTCAAAAAGAATTAATTTTAACAAATTTGGATGAAGATGGAAAACTATCTTGTTTAAAGGCCTTTAAAGTTGCAAGACTTATAGGTAAAAAACCAAATGAAATGTCAGCTATTACAAAAAGTTTAGGTATTAAAATTACAAATTGTGAACTAGGTGTATTTGGAAAAATTAAATTTCAAGACCCTAATATAGAAGTGTACAATAGACTAAAACAAAATTATATGGGACATAAACAGCTTGAGTGTAAAGTTTTATGGGATGAAGCTCAAAATTCAACTTTAAGAACCGTTGGTTCTACTGTAAAAAATTCTGATATTGAAGTAACTCATTGTCAATTAGGATGTTTTAGAGAAAGAAAAGGACATAAAGATGCAAGTAAAAGTTAAAATTTGGATAGAAGATGACGAACAAAATTTAATCTTTGGTAGTGGTAAAACTGAAGTTTTAGAATATATTGATAGAACAGGTTCTATTGCTGATGCTGCAAAAGAAGTTGGTATGAATTATAAAAAAGCTTGGAATCATATAAAAATTTTAGAAAAATTTGTTGAAGATGATTTAGTAATAACTTTTAAAGGTAGAGGGGAAAATAGTGGAACATCATTAACTCCTAAAGCTAGAGAAGTAATTCAAACATATAAAATTTTACAGCACGATATTAAAAAATATTCAGAAGATAGATTTAAAGAATTATTTCAAAAAAATGGACAAGAAATTTTAAGTCCAAAGGAGAATAAATAGTGTACAAATTAAATTTTTTACTATATCCTAATGTGCAAAATTATCATATTACTAAAGAAAGTTCTCTTAATATTTTAGATGATAATGACACTTTCAATAGACTAAAAAAAGAGTTTTTATTTAAATACAAATTTGAAAATTTAAAAACTATTGATTTTTCAAAATGGGGAATTTTAGGCCTTTTTTTAGAACTAAAAGGAGAAATTGCAGTAAGTTTAGGTGAGAGTCAAGCAATTATTGATGCAGCACTTGAGTATGAAAAGCTGGGATTTAATATTACTTGGCTTACTTTAAATAAACAAGGAACTGTAAATTTAGATAATTTAAAGTTAAAAAAATTTGACTATATTTTTATCTCTTCATATGTAATGGATACTTTTGTAAAGATAAATTTAGAAGAAATAAAAAGTATAAGTAATGCAAAAATAGTTTCTAATGCAAGTGCTCATTTTGATAAAACAAGTGATATTGTTATTTTTGATTGCTATAAAATTTGTGGATATACAAGTTGTGCAATTATTTTATATAACAATGAATTTCAAGAGCAAAATTTAGCAAATATCGATGCTCTTGCTATTTATTTATGCTTTGAAAACTTAAAAACTCAAAACTTTAATACTTCAAATAAAAAACTATTTATTGAACAATTAAAGAAAAATTTTAAAGAGGATTTATATTTCTTTGTGGATACGCAAGAAACATTACCTTATACACTTCATTTTGGTTTAAAGAATATAAAAGCAAGAGAGATGATAAGAACTTTAGCTTTATCAAATATTTTTATTACAAATGGTGAGGGATGCTCTTTAGGTTTATCAAGACCTTCAAGAGTTATTCAAGCTATGGGGTATGATGAGCTAACAAGTAGAAATGCAATTTCTTTATCTTTTTGTGAAGAGTATTCTTTAGAAGAAATTGAAAAAATTGCTAAATTTTTCTATAAAAAGTATAAACAAATAAGGCTACTAAATGAACAATAAATTAACATATTTAGATTTTAATGAAGCAGTAAAAAAGAGTTTAGAACTAATTGTCCCAACTACATTAACACAAAAAATACCTCTTTTAGAGGCTTTAAATAAAGTTATTGCACAAGATATAATTTGTATTAAGAATTTACCTTCTTTTAATAATTCTGCAATGGATGGTTTTGCAGTTAAATTTGAAGATGCTGGAAAAAAACTAAATATAAAAAGAGTTATATACGCAGGAGATAAAGATGAGAAAATTCTTGCAAATTTACAAGATAATGAATGTTATAAAATAATGACAGGAGCTCAAGTTCCAAATGATGCGGATACTATTATTCCAATTGAAAATTGTTTGGAAGTTACAGATAAAACTGTATTAATTCCAAAGGATTTAAAAAAAGGAAGCAACTTAAGAATAAAAGGAGAAGAACAAAAAAAAGGTAATATTTTATTAAAAAAAGGTGAAGTAATAAGATCTTCACATATTACACTTCTTGCTTCACAAGGAATTGTAATGGTAGAAGTTTTTAAAGATATTTCAATTGCTGTTTTATCAACAGGAGATGAATTAAAAGAGCCTTGGGAAATTTCAAGTGAAGATGAAATTTATAATTGTAATTCATATGCCTTAATTTCTTTACTAAAAGAAAAAGGCTTTAATGCAACATATAGTGGAGTAATCCCTGATGATTTAAATAAATCTAAAGAGTTTATTTCTACTTTAAAAAATTATGATGTGGTAATTACAACAGGAGGTATTTCTATGGGAGATGCTGACTTTGTAGCACAAGCTTTTTTAGATAATGGTTTAGAACCAATTTTCCATGGAGTAAATTTAAAACCTGGTAGACCAATAATGATGGGAAAAATGAATAAAACTATAGTTTTTTCTCTACCTGGAAATCCTCTTACTGCAATGGTTAATATGCATTTATTTGCAATTCCTGCACTTAAAAAACTACAAGGAAGCTCTTGTTTTTATCATGATGTAATAAAAGCAAAAAATAAAAAAGAGTTTAAAACAAAGCAAGGAAGAGTAAATATTGTACTTGGAACTTGTGAAAATGGAATTTTTACAGTTACACGAGATAATAAATATGGTTCAGGAATGATTACTGTTTTGTATGAAAGTAATGCTTTATTGGTTACAAGTAAAGATACAAGTAGTATAAGTGAAGAACAAGAAGTAGGTGTTATTTCTTTTAATAACAAATTAATAAATAAACAAATAGATATTTTCAATTAAATTTACAAAAAAGGAAAAAAATGAAATTAAATAGATTTTCAATGCTTTTAGCATCACTTTCAATGGTAGTTTCTGCAAATTTATTTGCAGATGATTTAATGATGGCAACAACAACAAGTACGGATAATACAGGGTTATTAGACTATTTAGCTCCAAAATATAAACAAGATACTGGTAATACTTTAAAATGGGTTGCAACAGGTACTGGAAAAGCGCTTAAAATGGGACAAAATTGTGATGTTGATATTTTATTTGTACATGCACCAGCTTCTGAGAAAAAATTTGTTGAAGCAGGGTATGGAGAAAATAGAAAACAAGTAATGTACAATGATTTTATTATTGTTGGACCAAAATCAGATCCAGCAAAAGTTACTGGTATGACACCAGCACAAGCTTTAACTAAAATTAAAAATGATAAAGCAAACTTTTTTAGTAGAGGGGATAACTCTGGAACTAATAAAAAAGAGATTAGTTTATGGAAAACTGCACTTTCTGCAACACCTGATAAAGAGTCTTGGTATGTACAAACAGGGCAAGGTATGTTAAGAACAATTAATATGTCAGCAGAAAAAAATGGATATACAATGACTGATAGAGGAACTTGGATTAAGTATGTTTCTCAAAAAGGTGAAGACAATAGTATGAAAATCGTAGTAGAAGGTGATAAATCTTTATTTAACCAATATAGTGTAATTACTATTAATAAAGATAAATGTTCAAATGTAAATACAACAGCTGCAACTTCATTTACAAATTGGATAGTAAAAGAGGAAAATCAAAAATTTATTGCTGATTTTAAATTATTAGGTAAAGCATTATTTGTTCCTAACGCAGATAAATAAAAAGGTTTAAGGTAAAAAAATAGGATGAATCTATTTACAGATGGTTTTAATGAAGCATTACAACTACTTATTTCAGGGAATGATAGTGTTTATTCGGCAATTATAGTTACTGTTACAGTTTCTTCATGGTCATTATTTATAAGTTTACTAATAGGTCTTCCTTTAGGATTTTTGCTAGGATATTATAATTTTCCTGGCAAATCCGTAGTAAGAAT
This genomic window contains:
- a CDS encoding cysteine desulfurase, translated to MYKLNFLLYPNVQNYHITKESSLNILDDNDTFNRLKKEFLFKYKFENLKTIDFSKWGILGLFLELKGEIAVSLGESQAIIDAALEYEKLGFNITWLTLNKQGTVNLDNLKLKKFDYIFISSYVMDTFVKINLEEIKSISNAKIVSNASAHFDKTSDIVIFDCYKICGYTSCAIILYNNEFQEQNLANIDALAIYLCFENLKTQNFNTSNKKLFIEQLKKNFKEDLYFFVDTQETLPYTLHFGLKNIKAREMIRTLALSNIFITNGEGCSLGLSRPSRVIQAMGYDELTSRNAISLSFCEEYSLEEIEKIAKFFYKKYKQIRLLNEQ
- a CDS encoding molybdopterin molybdotransferase MoeA, with the translated sequence MNNKLTYLDFNEAVKKSLELIVPTTLTQKIPLLEALNKVIAQDIICIKNLPSFNNSAMDGFAVKFEDAGKKLNIKRVIYAGDKDEKILANLQDNECYKIMTGAQVPNDADTIIPIENCLEVTDKTVLIPKDLKKGSNLRIKGEEQKKGNILLKKGEVIRSSHITLLASQGIVMVEVFKDISIAVLSTGDELKEPWEISSEDEIYNCNSYALISLLKEKGFNATYSGVIPDDLNKSKEFISTLKNYDVVITTGGISMGDADFVAQAFLDNGLEPIFHGVNLKPGRPIMMGKMNKTIVFSLPGNPLTAMVNMHLFAIPALKKLQGSSCFYHDVIKAKNKKEFKTKQGRVNIVLGTCENGIFTVTRDNKYGSGMITVLYESNALLVTSKDTSSISEEQEVGVISFNNKLINKQIDIFN
- a CDS encoding winged helix-turn-helix domain-containing protein, with protein sequence MQVKVKIWIEDDEQNLIFGSGKTEVLEYIDRTGSIADAAKEVGMNYKKAWNHIKILEKFVEDDLVITFKGRGENSGTSLTPKAREVIQTYKILQHDIKKYSEDRFKELFQKNGQEILSPKENK
- a CDS encoding substrate-binding domain-containing protein; this encodes MKLNRFSMLLASLSMVVSANLFADDLMMATTTSTDNTGLLDYLAPKYKQDTGNTLKWVATGTGKALKMGQNCDVDILFVHAPASEKKFVEAGYGENRKQVMYNDFIIVGPKSDPAKVTGMTPAQALTKIKNDKANFFSRGDNSGTNKKEISLWKTALSATPDKESWYVQTGQGMLRTINMSAEKNGYTMTDRGTWIKYVSQKGEDNSMKIVVEGDKSLFNQYSVITINKDKCSNVNTTAATSFTNWIVKEENQKFIADFKLLGKALFVPNADK